A section of the Humulus lupulus chromosome 2, drHumLupu1.1, whole genome shotgun sequence genome encodes:
- the LOC133814860 gene encoding uncharacterized protein LOC133814860, translating into MRPTKWKEADCGEILKKIKLHLHTWSSRHLSYVGKVQLITSVLLELRNYWMKIFLLPQSVIKEVDKLCMWFLWGNNGARSNFHLTAWSKVCLLKSLGGLGFGEGSKWNKAMLGKYIWAINHQQETLWVKWIHAVYLKGNNFWHYQLKTDISWYWKKLCQLRNLFAQEDIDNASSHGKFKIGLLYARLIHQVSVKYHQFVWSRMSIPKHKFITWQVVNSKILTRDHLLRVFMVLDSVLCPVYELVDESRNHLFFECLFSQQVVQLIQGWVRCTWPLCFTAWIVWIEDMKGGIHAYLVAAVFSATVYYLWHNRNICYIHHYSLSVKAVIELIKKDIMFRLSCFTHKNVRGIKLSY; encoded by the coding sequence ATGCGTCCTACTAAATGGAAAGAGGCTGACTGTggtgaaattttgaaaaaaattaagcTCCATCTTCACACTTGGTCTAGTAGACATTTATCTTATGTAGGAAAGGTTCAGCTTATTACCTCTGTTCTTCTTGAACTGCGTAACTATTGGATGAAAATTTTCTTATTGCCTCAAAGTGTTATCAAAGAAGTTGACAAGTTATGTATGTGGTTTCTTTGGGGTAACAATGGGGCTAGGAGTAATTTTCATCTCACTGCCTGGTCTAAAGTTTGTTTGCTGAAATCTCTTGGAGGATTGGGCTTTGGTGAAGGATCTAAATGGAACAAGGCCATGCTTGGGAAGTATATTTGGGCAATAAACCATCAACAGGAGACTTTATGGGTTAAGTGGATTCATGCGGTGTACTTAAAAGGTAATAATTTCTGGCACTACCAGCTCAAGACAGACATAAGTTGGTATTGGAAAAAACTTTGCCAATTACGTAACTTGTTTGCTCAGGAGGACATTGATAATGCGAGTAGTCATGGGAAGTTTAAAATTGGGCTGTTGTATGCTAGGCTTATTCACCAAGTTTCGGTCAAATATCATCAGTTTGTTTGGAGCCGAATGAGTATTCCCAAGCATAAATTCATCACATGGCAAGTTGTTAACTCTAAAATTTTAACCAGAGATCATCTTCTTAGAGTGTTTATGGTTCTTGACTCTGTTTTATGCCCTGTTTATGAGCTGGTTGATGAAAGCCGCAACCACTTGTTTTTTGAATGCCTTTTTTCTCAGCAGGTGGTTCAGCTGATTCAAGGTTGGGTCAGATGCACTTGGCCTCTTTGTTTCACTGCTTGGATTGTTTGGATTGAAGACATGAAGGGGGGTATTCATGCTTATTTAGTGGCTGCTGTTTTCTCAGCCACTGTTTATTATCTTTGGCATAACAGGAACATTTGTTATATTCATCACTATTCTCTTAGTGTTAAAGCTGTCATAGAATTGATCAAAAAAGACATCATGTTTAGGCTTAGTTGTTTTACCCATAAGAATGTAAGAGGCATTAAACTTAGCTACTGA